In the Muricauda sp. MAR_2010_75 genome, one interval contains:
- a CDS encoding toxin-antitoxin system YwqK family antitoxin: MKITHLLFYFLFSLIGVSDNVSERYVKEFYPSGILKYEGWVKENDKVRYWKYYYSNGTLMKKGHYKNNSKTGYWYFYGSNGALEMEGHFIKGKMEHWWLFYDARGTIDHKCQLTKGVKDGYCLRYENEKLISAEKYNKGEKVNEWYDLYSFKKDNDLSKLR; the protein is encoded by the coding sequence TTGAAAATTACGCATCTCCTGTTTTATTTTCTTTTTAGCCTTATTGGCGTGAGCGATAATGTTTCCGAGCGATACGTCAAGGAATTTTACCCATCGGGTATACTTAAATACGAGGGTTGGGTAAAGGAAAATGATAAAGTACGATACTGGAAATATTATTATTCCAACGGGACCCTTATGAAAAAAGGTCACTATAAAAACAATAGTAAGACGGGATATTGGTATTTCTATGGCAGTAATGGGGCTCTGGAAATGGAGGGGCATTTTATTAAAGGGAAAATGGAGCATTGGTGGCTGTTTTATGATGCGCGAGGTACCATTGATCACAAATGCCAACTGACCAAAGGTGTAAAGGACGGCTATTGTTTGCGCTATGAGAATGAAAAATTAATTTCAGCGGAAAAGTATAATAAAGGGGAGAAGGTTAATGAGTGGTACGATCTCTACAGTTTTAAGAAGGATAATGATCTTTCCAAATTAAGATAA
- a CDS encoding cell wall metabolism sensor histidine kinase WalK, giving the protein MGTRKVLTTKFVVKLILTFFTIILMAGIGYTVTSIYFSNQYFYETTQRLNASLAKDLVAEKFSNTKPFDSNGTVNKVLFGDIMHNMMAVNRAIEVYLLDDQGYVQYSVVLDHNIPETNQKKIDLAPIHKFIKDDGRNYILGQDPKDLTHQTIFSAAEFNQNGHKGYVYIILAGEDFLAARSDLFNGYLMHIGLGGSLLTLFFSTFLGILAIWHLTRSLRKIIYAAKRFQEGDLKYRIENADNTDLANVATTFNSMADTILSDIEKIKSIDQLRQELIANISHDLRTPLSVVQGYIETLHMKNDQLSVEEQKGYLKIISSGSERLSKLISQLFEYSKLESNQIQPQKEPFLIGELANDIHGNYSMLAKNKNITLRLSMSDDIPLVFADISLVERAIQNLMDNALKFTPENGEIVMKIIPLETHVEIVIQDSGPGIDKESQALIFERYRQTKIGKEKEGSGLGLAIVKKIMDIHDSEITVLSNPNEGTEFSFELPIYGAV; this is encoded by the coding sequence ATGGGAACCCGTAAAGTACTTACCACCAAGTTTGTTGTTAAGTTGATACTTACCTTTTTTACCATCATCCTAATGGCAGGGATTGGATACACCGTCACCTCAATTTACTTCTCAAATCAATATTTCTACGAAACCACACAACGGTTAAATGCAAGTCTAGCTAAAGATCTTGTTGCCGAAAAATTCAGCAACACCAAACCTTTCGATTCCAACGGAACGGTAAACAAAGTGCTTTTTGGGGATATTATGCACAATATGATGGCGGTAAACAGGGCCATTGAAGTATATCTATTGGATGATCAAGGGTATGTGCAATACTCTGTGGTTTTAGATCATAATATCCCTGAGACCAATCAAAAAAAAATTGATCTCGCTCCCATACACAAATTCATAAAAGACGATGGACGCAACTATATATTGGGTCAAGACCCCAAAGATTTAACCCACCAAACCATTTTTTCTGCAGCAGAGTTCAACCAAAATGGGCACAAAGGATATGTATACATCATTCTGGCGGGAGAAGATTTCTTAGCGGCGCGAAGCGATTTGTTCAATGGGTATTTGATGCATATAGGTCTTGGAGGTTCTTTACTCACCCTCTTTTTTTCAACTTTTCTGGGCATACTAGCCATTTGGCACCTCACACGAAGCCTTAGAAAAATCATTTACGCGGCCAAGCGCTTTCAGGAAGGGGATTTAAAATATCGAATTGAAAATGCAGATAACACGGATTTGGCCAATGTGGCCACCACTTTTAATAGCATGGCCGATACCATTCTTTCGGATATTGAAAAAATAAAATCCATAGACCAACTAAGACAGGAGTTGATCGCAAATATCTCGCATGATCTTAGAACGCCTCTTTCTGTTGTTCAAGGCTATATTGAAACCTTGCACATGAAAAATGACCAGCTATCCGTTGAAGAGCAGAAAGGATATTTAAAAATAATTTCTTCGGGCAGCGAACGACTCTCCAAATTAATTTCGCAATTGTTTGAATATTCCAAACTGGAATCAAACCAAATTCAGCCGCAGAAAGAACCGTTCCTGATCGGTGAACTGGCCAATGACATCCATGGGAACTATTCCATGCTGGCCAAAAATAAGAACATCACTCTGAGACTATCCATGTCAGATGACATTCCGTTGGTTTTTGCAGATATTTCATTAGTGGAACGGGCCATTCAAAACCTGATGGACAACGCTCTAAAATTTACCCCCGAAAACGGTGAGATCGTGATGAAGATAATCCCCCTGGAAACCCATGTGGAAATAGTCATCCAAGATTCAGGACCAGGCATTGATAAAGAAAGTCAGGCATTGATCTTTGAACGGTACAGGCAAACCAAAATTGGAAAAGAAAAGGAAGGTTCTGGATTGGGGCTGGCCATCGTAAAAAAAATCATGGATATTCATGATAGTGAGATCACTGTACTGAGCAACCCAAATGAAGGAACAGAATTCAGCTTTGAACTACCAATTTACGGTGCTGTTTAA
- a CDS encoding response regulator transcription factor yields the protein MKNVLIVEDDLEIVRLLQIHLKDLGCDVINETNGIAGLSRALKKNPDLIILDVMLPEMDGIEICQKLRANNITTPVMMLTSRSEEIDKVLGLEVGADDYLTKPFSVREFIARVKAIFRRQKLDNLEQTLHNNKILQFETLLIDIEMRKVLLKGEKVELSPKEFELLVLLSSNPGKSYDRSKLLNMIWGYDFRGYEHTVNSHINRLRSKIEPDMGKPRYILTTWGVGYKFNEELVKA from the coding sequence ATGAAAAATGTACTTATAGTTGAGGATGATCTTGAAATTGTTCGTTTACTACAAATACATCTAAAGGACTTAGGGTGCGATGTTATAAACGAGACCAATGGAATTGCAGGTCTCAGCAGAGCATTGAAAAAAAATCCCGACCTCATCATCTTGGATGTTATGCTCCCAGAAATGGATGGCATTGAAATATGTCAAAAATTAAGGGCAAACAACATCACTACCCCCGTTATGATGCTTACTTCAAGATCTGAAGAAATAGACAAGGTCCTGGGCCTTGAGGTTGGAGCAGATGATTACCTTACCAAACCCTTTAGTGTTCGGGAATTCATTGCCAGGGTCAAGGCCATTTTTAGACGCCAGAAATTGGATAACCTTGAACAGACCTTGCATAACAATAAAATACTACAGTTTGAGACCCTGCTCATTGATATTGAAATGCGAAAGGTGCTTTTAAAGGGTGAAAAAGTGGAACTTTCCCCCAAGGAATTTGAATTGCTGGTACTACTGTCATCCAACCCCGGCAAAAGTTACGACCGTTCTAAATTATTGAACATGATATGGGGGTATGATTTTCGTGGCTATGAGCACACAGTGAATTCACACATCAATAGGCTTAGATCCAAGATAGAACCCGATATGGGCAAGCCCAGGTATATTTTAACCACATGGGGTGTTGGCTATAAGTTTAATGAAGAGCTTGTTAAAGCCTAA